The following nucleotide sequence is from Ficedula albicollis isolate OC2 unplaced genomic scaffold, FicAlb1.5 N00186, whole genome shotgun sequence.
NNNNNNNNNNNNNNNNNNNNNNNNNNNNNNNNNNNNNNNNNNNNNNNNNNNNNNNNNNNNNNNNNNNNNNNNNNNNNNNNNNNNNNNNNNNNNNNNNNNNNNNNNNNNNNNNNNNNNNNNNNNNNNNNNNNNNNNNNNNNNNNNNNNNNNNNNNNNNNNNNNNNNNNNNNNNNNNNNNNNNNNNNNNNNNNNNNNNNNNNNNNNNNNNNNNNNNNNNNNNNNNNNNNNNNNNNNNNNNNNNNNNNNNNNNNNNNNNNNNNNNNNNNNNNNNNNNNNNNNNNNNNNNNNNNNNNNNNNNNNNNNNNNNNNNNNNNNNNNNNNNNNNNNNNNNNNNNNNNNNNNNNNNNNNNNNNNNNNNNNNNNNNNNNNNNNNNNNNNNNNNNNNNNNNNNNNNNNNNNNNNNNNNNNNNNNNNNNNNNNNNNNNNNNNNNNNNNNNNNNNNNNNNNNNNNNNNNNNNNNNNNNNNNNNNNNNNNNNNNNNNNNNNNNNNNNNNNNNNNNNNNNNNNNNNNNNNNNNNNNNNNNNNNNNNNNNNNNNNNNNNNNNNNNNNNNNNNNNNNNNNNNNNNNNNNNNNNNNNNNNNNNNNNNNNNNNNNNNNNNNNNNNNNNNNNNNNNNNNNNNNNNNNNNNNNNNNNNGATGCCTCTGTGCCAACATATttacaagaaggaaaaataaagttattgcACAGATTTAACTGGCTagagaagagcagaagaatATTTGAGAGGAACaactgcagacaccaaggttagtggggaaggaggggggagTTGAGATCCAGCTGCAGTCTATGGAGGAGAGCCACTCTCAGGTGAATGCTGAGAAGAGGCTGTGAATTCCTAGGAGACGTGTGCTcaagcaggctcctggcagggatcTGTGGACCtatggagagaggagcccatgctggagcaggtgtgCTGGTAGGACTTACAGCCCTTTGGGGGATCCACGCTGGAACAGCATGTTCTTGAAGCACACAGTGGCAGAGTGATCCCTGTTGCAGCAGTTTGGGAAGAACTGTTGCCCATGGGATAGACTCacactggagaagttcatggagaactgaCTCCTTTGAgggaccccacactggagcaggagaaggactCCTCTCCTTGAGCAGCAGCATAAACACACAATGAACTGACCGTCCactccctgtctccctgcaaTGCTGGAGGGGAGAAAGTagaggtgggaaggagggagaggtaGGGGGaaaagtgtttttgttttatttcctgttatCCTTCTCTGTTTTTGTTAGTAATACATTCAGTTAATATCCCTAATTCTAGCTGGTTTTGCCTGTGATAAtatttggtgagtgatctctcctgGTCATCTCAGCTCATGAAccctttgttatattttctctcccttgtcTAGCTGCAGAGGGGATGATAGAGGGGCTTTGGTGGGTGTCTGGCATCCCATCAGGGTCAGCCCACCGCGGGGTTGGGCGGCACACCCACACGAGCAGACCAAGCAGCATTGTGACCAGTGGCTCTGTACCTAATACAGCAAATGCTTAGGTCAGATAGTTTCCAGCTCACACTGGGCAGATCTGTTACTATCTCAAGCCTTCAGGCCCTACATTGGGATACAAATAAGGCTGTTGTGAGTTAGGAATGGTACTGCCCAGTTCAGTGCTCCCACTGAGACTTTACCAAACTACactttgctctctctttttccctcatTCTGCTGCAACACGCTGGAAAGAAGAATATGGGGCATGAAAGGTAAAGGTCATTGATTAAAGTAAGAACAACTTACTTGAAACTGTAATGAGATACAAAACCAAATGGTAACAGCAATGATACCAATGTCAGAGGGTAANNNNNNNNNGAACTTACTTGAAACCGTAATGAGATACAAAACCAAATGCTAACAGCAATGATACCAATGTCAGAgggtaaaagaaaagaaacaattcaCGTGGAAAAAAGCCCCAGATAATAGAGAGTATTGGACACCTCCCTCtgccacattttctttcttgatcAGAACTCCTCCTCTCTAGAACAGAGTccctttcccctgctcctggcagcgAAGTGAGGTGGTATGGAATAATGTAGCCATGCTTcctcctggctactgcaaaagattaaccctgtcctggccaaAATGAGGACATATATACTGACTTCAGCATTTAACACCTAGTGATGAAAAAAAGAGCCTCTTTTCCCTACTTTTGGCATTGTTGCCCCTTGGAGCCCCGGGTGACCAGCCATGCAGATCAAGAGCCCAGCCAGAGGGCACCAGAGCTCCTTCCTGACCCACCAGCAAGTCAgctgttctctttctttcctctgggAGTTGGAAACACAGATGGGACCTTGTCCGACCATCGAATCTGTACCTCCTCTGGCAATAACTAGCAGCTGAAATTCCCTTGCAATGGCTGCAGCCATAAAATATGACTGTGATTTCAGTCCTTCTTCCTGTATTCGGTGAACTCTTAAATGTGTGCATGAACAAGACATAGAGAAAATGATCCTTTTAGTACTCCTGCTAGAAGGCACACTAGAACATTTGCTGCAGCAATACATGTGGCAGCTACAGAAAAATGAGACATTTCATTGATTGTCTCCCTTACACTCTTGAAATAAATCCCTAATTCTAAGTGCAAAGCTCTAAGCAGGCACTCAGGCAATGCTACAAGAAATGTATCTATAACTTGACAAAAAGAAGTTATTAATAACCACACTTTGTTCATTGCTcggaaaagtttattttgtgtATGTAGTTTCCTGTATAAAATAGTTCTGCCTTAACAGCATAAACTAGATTGATTGCCTTGTTAATGTTTTGCGCCTTGTATCATCACTGGGTATCTGATCTGGACCTTCTAAAGGCCATGGTATAACTGTATccagtgttttcagaaaaaagcaAGCATAAACACACTCCTAACATCACTAATCTCCCTAAAGATTACCCAACTCTCGTTAAAACCTTAGTGATGTGACATGCAATTACGCCCTCTAATAGTAGATTTCAGTTCCCAGCACTTactctcctgctccttctttttctttaagcGCTTTGTCCGGTCAATGGCAGCCAACTCAGCTTTCAACAGCAGGTAACGTTTCCGGATTTCCTGCATTTTTGCTTGGAGAACTGTTATGCGCTCGGTGCTGCTCAAATGTTGCAAGTCAGCTGCAAGTTAAGCAATTTCTGTTAATTATTGCATTGCAGCATTTCCTAAGCCGCTGGAATTTTGATGGAGGCAGAGGTACTCAAATCTTAGTGAAGTGCTTTGAGGTAGCAGGCAGCGAAgctgagaaacagcagctgctgtttattATCACTATCTTGACTGACACAAACACACTGAAACTTCTTCTTACAAGAAATACTAAACAGGTCCTGGTTCATTACGGCAAAATGGAAGgggaagatttaaaaattaataatctaAGAGGCTGAACAAGAAACAGAGAACAAGGAGtaaaacagcaagaaagaaaagctatCAAGATATATGATAAAATTAAGCAAACTTAGAATGGGAAGGAGTgattttagagggaaaaaaatcctcaataccagaaaatcccaaaaacctTCTTATAGCATATTGCAAGACCACAAGAGGCATGTTTCAAAGAAGATACTTACACACTTGAAAACTCCATTTGCAACCTTTGGGCAAATGCTTATCGTGTTCTTTTAGATCAGACTCTCTTTCTCCACTTTGCCCACACTTTCCTGTGAGAAGGTAGACTGTTACTAAACAAAGCAACTTTCCCACCCAACCCAAAGCTTACCAGGAGCTGTCTCACTCTAACATGACAGAATCCATCCTGGTGCAGCAGCTTGGCACACAGCACCACAGGTGCCCAGGTACAGGACCATAAAACAGGTCTGTACTGGGGCCCCTCTAATTCTGGcaagctggaaaagggaaacCTTGCNNNNNNNNNNNNNNNNNNNNNNNNNNNNNNNNNNNNNNNNNNNNNNNNNNNNNNNNNNNNNNNNNNNNNNNNNNNNNNNNNNNNNNNNNNNNNNNNNNNNNNNNNNNNNNNNNNNNNNNNNNNNNNNNNNNNNNNNNNNNNNNNNNNNNNNNNNNNNNNNNNNNNNNNNNNNNNNNNNNNNNNNNNNNNNNNNNNNNNNNNNNNNNNNNNNNNNNNNNNNNNNNNNNNNNNNNNNNNNNNNNNNNNNNNNNNNNNNNNNNNNNNNNNNNNNNNNNNNNNNNNNNNNNNNNNNNNNNNNNNNNNNNNNNNNNNNNNNNNNNNNNNNNNNNNNNNNNNNNNNNNNNNNNNNNNNNNNNNNNNNNNNNNNNNNNNNNNNNNNNNNNNNNNNNNNNNNNNNNNNNNNNNNNNNNNNNNNNNNNNNNNNNNNNNNNNNNNNNNNNNNNNNNNNNNNNNNNNNNNNNNNNNNNNNNNNNNNNNNNNNNNNNNNNNNNNNNNNNNNNNNNNNNNNNNNNNNNNNNNNNNNNNNNNNNNNNNNNNNNNNNNNNNNNNNNNNNNNNNNNNNNNNNNNNNNNNNNNNNNNNNNNNNNNNNNNNNNNNNNNNNNNNNNNNNNNNNNNNNNNNNNNNNNNNNNNNNNNNNNNNNNNNNNNNNNNNNNNNNNNNNNNNNNNNNNNNNNNNNNNNNNNNNNNNNNNNNNNNNNNNNNNNNNNNNNNNNNNNNNNNNNNNNNNNNNNNNNNNNNNNNNNNNNNNNNNNNNNNNNNNNNNNNNNNNNNNNNNNNNNNNNNNNNNNNNNNNNNNNNNNNNNNNNNNNNNNNNNNNNNNNNNNNNNNNNNNNNNNNNNNNNNNNNNNNNNNNNNNNNNNNNNNNNNNNNNNNNNNNNNNNNNNNNNNNNNNNNNNNNNNNNNNNNNNNNNNNNNNNNNNNNNNNNNNNNNNNNNNNNNNNNNNNNNNNNNNNNNNNNNNNNNNNNNNNNNNNNNNNNNNNNNNNNNNNNNNNNNNNNNNNNNNNNNNNNNNNNNNNNNNNNNNNNNNNNNNNNNNNNNNNNNNNNNNNNNNNNNNNNNNNNNNNNNNNNNNNNNNNNNNNNNNNNNNNNNNNNNNNNNNNNNNNNNNNNNNNNNNNNNNNNNNNNNNNNNNNNNNNNNNNNNNNNNNNNNNNNNNNNNNNNNNNNNNNNNNNNNNNNNNNNNNNNNNNNNNNNNNNNNNNNNNNNNNNNNNNNNNNNNNNNNNNNNNNNNNNNNNNNNNNNNNNNNNNNNNNNNNNNNNNNNNNNNNNNNNNNNNNNNNNNNNNNNNNNNNNNNNNNNNNNNNNNNNNNNNNNNNNNNNNNNNNNNNNNNNNNNNNNNNNNNNNNNNNNNNNNNNNNNNNNNNNNNNNNNNNNNNNNNNNNNNNNNNNNNNNNNNNNNNNNNNNNNNNNNNNNNNNNNNNNNNNNNNNNNNNNNNNNNNNNNNNNNNNNNNNNNNNNNNNNNNNNNNNNNNNNNNNNNNNNNNNNNNNNNNNNNNNNNNNNNNNNNNNNNNNNNNNNNNNNNNNNNNNNNNNNNNNNNNNNNNNNNNNNNNNNNNNNNNNNNNNNNNNNNNNNNNNNNNNNNNNNNNNNNNNNNNNNNNNNNNNNNNNNNNNNNNNNNNNNNNNNNNNNNNNNNNNNNNNNNNNNNNNNNNNNNNNNNNNNNNNNNNNNNNNNNNNNNNNNNNNNNNNNNNNNNNNNNNNNNNNNNNNNNNNNNNNNNNNNNNNNNNNNNNNNNNNNNNNNNNNNNNNNNNNNNNNNNNNNNNNNNNNNNNNNNNNNNNNNNNNNNNNNNNNNNNNNNNNNNNNNNNNNNNNNNNNNNNNNNNNNNNNNNNNNNNNNNNNNNNNNNNNNNNNNNNNNNNNNNNNNNNNNNNNNNNNNNNNNNNNNNNNNNNNNNNNNNNNNNNNNNNNNNNNNNNNNNNNNNNNNNNNNNNNNNNNNNNNNNNNNNNNNNNNNNNNNNNNNNNNNNNNNNNNNNNNNNNNNNNNNNNNNNNNNNNNNNNNNNNNNNNNNNNNNNNNNNNNNNNNNNNNNNNNNNNNNNNNNNNNNNNNNNNNNNNNNNNNNNNNNNNNNNNNNNNNNNNNNNNNNNNNNNNNNNNNNNNNNNNNNNNNNNNNNNNNNNNNNNNNNNNNNNNNNNNNNNNNNNNNNNNNNNNNNNNNNNNNNNNNNNNNNNNNNNNNNNNNNNNNNNNNNNNNNNNNNNNNNNNNNNNNNNNNNNNNNNNNNNNNNNNNNNNNNNNNNNNNNNNNNNNNNNNNNNNNNNNNNNNNNNNNNNNNNNNNNNNNNNNNNNNNNNNNNNNNNNNNNNNNNNNNNNNNNNNNNNNNNNNNNNNNNNNNNNNNNNNNNNNNNNNNNNNNNNNNNNNNNNNNNNNNNNNNNNNNNNNNNNNNNNNNNNNNNNNNNNNNNNNNNNNNNNNNNNNNNNNNNNNNNNNNNNNNNNNNNNNNNNNNNNNNNNNNNNNNNNNNNNNNNNNNNNNNNNNNNNNNNNNNNNNNNNNNNNNNNNNNNNNNNNNNNNNNNNNNNNNNNNNNNNNNNNNNNNNNNNNNNNNNNNNNNNNNNNNNNNNNNNNNNNNNNNNNNNNNNNNNNNNNNNNNNNNNNNNNNNNNNNNNNNNNNNNNNNNNNNNNNNNNNNNNNNNNNNNNNNNNNNNNNNNNNNNNNNNNNNNNNNNNNNNNNNNNNNNNNNNNNNNNNNNNNNNNNNNNNNNNNNNNNNNNNNNNNNNNNNNNNNNNNNNNNNNNNNNNNNNNNNNNNNNNNNNNNNNNNNNNNNNNNNNNNNNNNNNNNNNNNNNNNNNNNNNNNNNNNNNNNNNNNNNNNNNNNNNNNNNNNNNNNNNNNNNNNNNNNNNNNNNNNNNNNNNNNNNNNNNNNNNNNNNNNNNNNNNNNNNNNNNNNNNNNNNNNNNNNNNNNNNNNNNNNNNNNNNNNNNNNNNNNNNNNNNNNNNNNNNNNNNNNNNNNNNNNNNNNNNNNNNNNNNNNNNNNNNNNNNNNNNNNNNNNNNNNNNNNNNNNNNNNNNNNNNNNNNNNNNNNNNNNNNNNNNNNNNNNNNNNNNNNNNNNNNNNNNNNNNNNNNNNNNNNNNNNNNNNNNNNNNNNNNNNNNNNNNNNNNNNNNNNNNNNNNNNNNNNNNNNNNNNNNNNNNNNNNNNNNNNNNNNNNNNNNNNNNNNNNNNNNNNNNNNNNNNNNNNNNNNNNNNNNNNNNNNNNNNNNNNNNNNNNNNNNNNNNNNNNNNNNNNNNNNNNNNNNNNNNNNNNNNNNNNNNNNNNNNNNNNNNNNNNNNNNNNNNNNNNNNNNNNNNNNNNNNNNNNNNNNNNNNNNNNNNNNNNNNNNNNNNNNNNNNNNNNNNNNNNNNNNNNNNNNNNNNNNNNNNNNNNNNNNNNNNNNNNNNNNNNNNNNNNNNNNNNNNNNNNNNNNNNNNNNNNNNNNNNNNNNNNNNNNNNNNNNNNNNNNNNNNNNNNNNNNNNNNNNNNNNNNNNNNNNNNNNNNNNNNNNNNNNNNNNNNNNNNNNNNNNNNNNNNNNNNNNNNNNNNNNNNNNNNNNNNNNNNNNNNNNNNNNNNNNNNNNNNNNNNNNNNNNNNNNNNNNNNNNNNNNNNNNNNNNNNNNNNNNNNNNNNNNNNNNNNNNNNNNNNNNNNNNNNNNNNNNNNNNNNNNNNNNNNNNNNNNNNNNNNNNNNNNNNNNNNNNNNNNNNNNNNNNNNNNNNNNNNNNNNNNNNNNNNNNNNNNNNNNNNNNNNNNNNNNNNNNNNNNNNNNNNNNNNNNNNNNNNNNNNNNNNNNNNNNNNNNNNNNNNNNNNNNNNNNNNNNNNNNNNNNNNNNNNNNNNNNNNNNNNNNNNNNNNNNNNNNNNNNNNNNNNNNNNNNNNNNNNNNNNNNNNNNNNNNNNNNNNNNNNNNNNNNNNNNNNNNNNNNNNNNNNNNNNNNNNNNNNNNNNNNNNNNNNNNNNNNNNNNNNNNNNNNNNNNNNNNNNNNNNNNNNNNNNNNNNNNNNNNNNNNNNNNNNNNNNNNNNNNNNNNNNNNNNNNNNNNNNNNNNNNNNNNNNNNNNNNNNNNNNNNNNNNNNNNNNNNNNNNNNNNNNNNNNNNNNNNNNNNNNNNNNNNNNNNNNNNNNNNNNNNNNNNNNNNNNNNNNNNNNNNNNNNNNNNNNNNNNNNNNNNNNNNNNNNNNNNNNNNNNNNNNNNNNNNNNNNNNNNNNNNNNNNNNNNNNNNNNNNNNNNNNNNNNNNNNNNNNNNNNNNNNNNNNNNNNNNNNNNNNNNNNNNNNNNNNNNNNNNNNNNNNNNNNNNNNNNNNNNNNNNNNNNNNNNNNNNNNNNNNNNNNNNNNNNNNNNNNNNNNNNNNNNNNNNNNNNNNNNNNNNNNNNNNNNNNNNNNNNNNNNNNNNNNNNNNNNNNNNNNNNNNNNNNNNNNNNNNNNNNNNNNNNNNNNNNNNNNNNNNNNNNNNNNNNNNNNNNNNNNNNNNNNNNNNNNNNNNNNNNNNNNNNNNNNNNNNNNNNNNNNNNNNNNNNNNNNNNNNNNNNNNNNNNNNNNNNNNNNNNNNNNNNNNNNNNNNNNNNNNNNNNNNNNNNNNNNNNNNNNNNNNNNNNNNNNNNNNNNNNNNNNNNNNNNNNNNNNNNNNNNNNNNNNNNNNNNNNNNNNNNNNNNNNNNNNNNNNNNNNNNNNNNNNNNNNNNNNNNNNNNNNNNNNNNNNNNNNNNNNNNNNNNNNNNNNNNNNNNNNNNNNNNNNNNNNNNNNNNNNNNNNNNNNNNNNNNNNNNNNNNNNNNNNNNNNNNNNNNNNNNNNNNNNNNNNNNNNNNNNNNNNNNNNNNNNNNNNNNNNNNNNNNNNNNNNNNNNNNNNNNNNNNNNNNNNNNNNNNNNNNNNGTCCTAGCTCCTGTTTGtctcttttaatatttatttcaaacaaattaCATGGtactttcaaatatttaatttcacacTGAGCTGCTGTACTTACtacttttattcttctttttgaTGTTCACAGAGGTTTTGAGgcctgttttctgctttttggaggGGTTGTCTCTTCCCTGAGcattttgaaggtttttttgaCCTCTAAACAatataaaggaggaaaaagatcCCAAAAAGtagacagaaacaaaaatgacagcaacatcaacaacaaaaaagcaccTGGcacttctgtgtgtttttgtcAAAGTATGTACAGTTGTGATTAACAAAgcaatagaaatatatttattgaaggCTGCCTATTGACCTCTTCCACTCACTCGTTTGTTgaggaaaacatattttgttgCGTTCTTTTAAAACACTTCCAGGTGAATCATAATAGTAACACACCTTAAGGGCATTTTGAGGAAATTCAGTTAATTGTTAACTGAAATCTGTTGcatgaagaaaacaattctGTCATCTCAGGAGNCtataaaggaggaaaaatatcccaaaaagtagacagaaacaaaaataacagcaacaacaacaaaaaagcaccTGCATTTCTGTATGTTTTTGTCAAAGTATGTACAGTTGTGATTAACAAAGCAATAGAAATATattagatcggaagagcgtcaAGGCTGCCTATTGACCTCTTCCACTCACTCGTTTGTTgaggaaaacatattttgttgCGTTCTTTTAAAACACTTCCAGGTGAATCATAATAGTAACACACCTTAAGGGCATTTTGAGGAATTCAGTTAATTGTTAACTGAAATCTGTTTcatgaagaaaacaattctGTCATCTCAGGAGTATAGTCAGACACATATTTTCctccctggaaaaaaattgtttaggCACTACAGCACAGtgaaagcagctgtatttttGAGGAACAGCAAAAGAGCCAATCACTTTCACAAAAAAGCTTTTGGATCCAGCCTTGCCAACAGTTAAAAAGCAGACAGCAGTACACTGATATCATGTGCACAAGTGTTGGATGTGTTTATTATCCTCTTCTTTCTGGTGGCCTCAGGATCTCAAAATCACACCAGAATGTAAAACTCAGCTAAGAGGTCAATGTTTGATATCAGCttgatttacatttttcagaacaTTTACTTCGCAAGGGGCAACGGTTTCCCAAACGTGCAAAAACTGGCACTTTCTCCCCCAAATTAAATAGCTTACAGGGAATCAAGTTTTAAGCAACTAACAGCATCTTCTGCTTGTAAGCAGGGCACTCAAAGTACTTTCATCTTCAATACTTTCATATACAATAAATATTCCTTACACAAGGAATAACAAATTCTGGGCCTTTCTTGTCAGGTCCAGTATAAACATCATTCTTatacactttttttcctcattgaaGCCATCACAATTCCTAACTAAAGGCCAAGAAGCTTCCtggcagttttattttattcactaGATGGTTACACCATTTCCACACATTTGAAGTAGACAGTAGGCTACTATTTCCTACAAAAATTCACTTCCCAGCAGCAAAACTATAACAGAATGAAGATACACCCACAATGGTAAATGAGAGTTGCTTAGGATGAAGACAGCTCTTTTTACCCTTTGCTTTACCATTTTCAGTGTGCTCTGGCTCTGATTGATTACCACTACTGGAGCTGACACTGGCATCAAAactttttgaagaaatatttcgCTCAGACTGGAGATCCTGTATGTGCCCTGCAGTattctgtgcctctgctgtgccatcTGTTTCTCTTGTGATGCTTTGCATCTCTTCTTGATTTGGTAGCAGACTCTCAGAGACAGTGGCAGCAGACTGATGGTTACTGTACTCTGCTACAGCTACAGTGGAAGGTGACTCAGGAGTTGGCGGAACATTTTGCACTAAAaactcctcttcctcctctctgtcaGTTTTATTCTAGGTGAAAGAACAGATGAAAAACCCTTCTCATTTGAGCAATTACAGTACAGTAATCTTAAAATTACCCGGCTCTTACAGTGACATTGACCACTCGCCGTGTAGAGGGAAGCTCTCCCTCTCTACAAGTACCTTCGTGTGGTCCATGCTGAGAGCTTTGTGCTTCGAGCAGGAGCTTGGCCAGGCCCAGAGCAGGGGTGGGGAGCCCGGCGGTGCTGCAGGGGCGCGGGGCGCAGGGCGCGGGGCGCAGGGCGAGGGGCGCAGGGCCTTTGGGCGGTTGGGCAGTTGGGGCCGTTGGGCGGTTGGGCTGCTCCTGGCGCACGGCTTCCAGAGCTCCCACCACGTTCTCTGCAGGACCACTGCCTGCTGTGCCAGAAGGAAATTCTGCCTGCTGCCTGAGGAACCTAACCTACACCCAAATATCAgtttcaaaaaaaccaaacccggaatttggaaggaaatgctttgaaataaaatcatacGGATACCCACGAGTCCTGTTTGCactccagaagcagcagagggagctcCCAAATTTCACCCCATCAAGTTGGCTTCCAACATGGATGAAATGGATTCTTCTCATTTGTTTTCTATTAAGTCAtacataaatttaattaaaaagaaaaacccaaaatctttttgggaaaattctcatttttaaaaggctaGGAGGTCAATTTTCCATTCATGTATTTGTACGccactgaaaaggaaacagaatggGGCGTGTTAAGAATGTATCAAGCCAAAGTTGGGGGTAACAAGAGCAAAAAATGGAGTAAAActacctttattttcttttattctaatttttgaTGCTTTCCTTCGGTCTGCCTTTATCCATTCATCATATCTAAACACAAAAGGTAATtaggcgggggggggggggggggggggggggggggggggggggggggggggggggggggggggggggggggggggggggggggggggggggggggggggggggggggggggggggggggggggggggggggggggggggggggggggggggggggggggggggggggggggggggggggggggggggggggggggggggggggggggggggggggggggggggggggggggggggggggggggggggggggggggggggggggggggggggggggggggggggggggggggggggggggggggggggggggggggggggggggggggggggggggggggggggggggggggggggggggggggggggggggggggggggggggggggggggggggggggggggggggggggggggggggggggggggggggggggggggggggggggggggggggggggggggggggggggggggggggggggggggggggggggggggggggggggggggggggggggggggggggggggggggggggggggggggggggggggggggggggggggggggggggggggggggggggggggggggggggggggggggggggggggggggggggggggggggggggggggggggggggggggggggggggggggggggggggggggggggggggggggggggggggggggggggggggggggggggggggggggggggggggggggggggggggggggggggggggggggggggggggggggggggggggggggggggggggggggggggggggggggggggggggggggggggggggggggggggggggggggggggggggggggggggggggggggggggggggggggggggggggggggggggggggggggggggggggggggggggggggggggggggggggggggggggggggggggggggggggggggggggggggggggggggataggGAGTAAAActacctttattttcttttattctaatttttgNNNNNNNNNNNNNNNNNNNNNNNNNNNNNNNNNNNNNNNNNNNNNNNNNNNNNNNNNNNNNNNNNNNNNNNNNNNNNNNNNNNNNNNNNNNNNNNNNNNNNNNNNNNNNNNNNNNNNNNNNNNNNNNNNNNNNNNNNNNNNNNNNNNNNNNNNNNNNNNNNNNNNNNNNNNNNNNNNNNNNNNNNNNNNNNNNNNNNNNNNNNNNNNNNNNNNNNNNNNNNNNNNNNNNNNNNNNNNNNNNNNNNNNNNNNNNNNNNNNNNNNNNNNNNNNNNNNNNNNNNNNNNNNNNNNNNNNNNNNNNNNNNNNNNNNNNNNNNNNNNNNNNNNNNNNNNNNNNNNNNNNNNNNNNNNNNNNNNNNNNNNNNNNNNNNNNNNNNNNNNNNNNNNNNNNNNNNNNNNNNNNNNNNN
It contains:
- the LOC101810151 gene encoding AT-rich interactive domain-containing protein 4B-like, translating into MPLRSARCFFVVDVAVIFVSVYFLGSFSSFILFRGQKNLQNAQGRDNPSKKQKTGLKTSVNIKKKNKSRKCGQSGERESDLKEHDKHLPKGCKWSFQVSDLQHLSSTERITVLQAKMQEIRKRYLLLKAELAAIDRTKRLKKKKEQERAAAMSSSSPNGMPGECSRKQKCGPALMQHQSKQS